In Aquincola tertiaricarbonis, the genomic stretch CCGAAGGCGAGGTGCGCAACGACTACACCGACCTGCGCGGCGAGGTGCTGCCGCTGATCCGCCTGCGCGAGATGTTCGAGCTGGACGGCGAGCCCGGCCGGCGCCAGAACATCTGCGTGGTGCGCCACGGCGCCCAGAAAGTGGGCCTGGTGGTGGACACGCTGCTCGGCGAGTTCCAGACCGTCATCAAGCCGCTGTCCAAGATGTTCGCCCAGGTCAAGGGCATCAGCGGCTCCAGCATCCGCGGCAGCGGCGATGTCGCCCTGATCCTCGATGTGCCGGCCCTCATCGGCCAGGCGCTGCACGTCAGTCATCGTGCGGTGGAGCGGGGCACGGCCCCCGCGGCCGCCCCAGCTTCCGTCACCGGGCCGGCGACTGCGCGTTGAGCGCATCCGCAGTCACTGTCCAGCAGTTTCAAGGACCTCCATGTTTTCCAACTTCAAGATCGGTACCCGGTTGATCACCGGCTTCCTCGTGGTGGCAGGCATCAGCGGCGTGATGGGCGGCGTGGCGCTGCACAACGCCTCGCAGATGAACAGCCTGGCCGAAGGCATGTACAGCCGCGAGCTGATGGGCCTGTCGCACATCAAGGAAGCCAACATCCAGCTGGTGGCCATCGGCCGCGCACGCTCCAACTACCTGCTGGCCACCACGCAAGAAGAGCGTGACCGCCACGTGGCTGCCATTGGCAAGTACAGCGAGGCCGCCAAGGCCAGCCTGGACAAGGCGCGGCCGCTGTTTGTCACCGAGCGTGCGAAGGAGCTGTTCGCCACCGCCGGCAAGACCTGGGACGACTACCAGGCCGACATGAAGCATGCGCTGGAGCTGGCTTCGCGCACCAAGCTGGCCGAGCGCAGCGACGAGCTGATCGCTTCGCTGGCCAAGGTGCGTGAACGCGCTGATGCGCTGGACGGCATGCTGGGCGAGCTGACCGACCAGAAGGAAAAGCGCGCCGAAGCCGCCAACGACGAGGTGGAGGCGCTCTACAACAGCAGCCGCAACGCGATGATCGCGCTGGTGACGGGCGGCCTGCTGCTGGGTGTGCTGCTGGGTGTGTTCATCAGCCGCAGCGTGACGCGGCCGCTGACCCGCGCCGTCAAGGCCGCCGATGCGCTGGCCGAGGGCGACCTGACGGTGACGCTGGAGCCGCAGGGCAAGGACGAGACCGCGATGTTGCTGCGCGCCATGCAGAACATGGTCGACAAGCTGTCGCGCGTGGTGCAGGAAGTGAACACCAGTGCCCAGGGCCTGGCCAGCGCTTCTGAAGAGGTGAGCGCCACCGCGCAATCGTTGAGCCAGGCGGCCAGCGAGCAGGCTGCGGGCGTGGAAGAAACCAGCGCGTCGATCGAGCAGATGACCTCGTCGATCGCGCAGAACACCGACAACGCCAAGGTGACGGACGGCATGGCCAGCAAGGCCGCCACCGAGGCGACCGAGGGTGGCGAAGCGGTCAAGCAGACGGTGAGTGCGAT encodes the following:
- a CDS encoding methyl-accepting chemotaxis protein; the encoded protein is MFSNFKIGTRLITGFLVVAGISGVMGGVALHNASQMNSLAEGMYSRELMGLSHIKEANIQLVAIGRARSNYLLATTQEERDRHVAAIGKYSEAAKASLDKARPLFVTERAKELFATAGKTWDDYQADMKHALELASRTKLAERSDELIASLAKVRERADALDGMLGELTDQKEKRAEAANDEVEALYNSSRNAMIALVTGGLLLGVLLGVFISRSVTRPLTRAVKAADALAEGDLTVTLEPQGKDETAMLLRAMQNMVDKLSRVVQEVNTSAQGLASASEEVSATAQSLSQAASEQAAGVEETSASIEQMTSSIAQNTDNAKVTDGMASKAATEATEGGEAVKQTVSAMKQIAHKITIIDDIAYQTNLLALNAAIEAARAGEHGKGFAVVAAEVRKLAERSQVAAQEIGTVASSSVELAERAGQLLDAMVPSIKKTSDLVQEITAASEEQSSGVGQINAAVSQLSQTTQQNASSSEELAATAEEMSAQAEELQRAMGFFKLDREAAQAEASGPARKAVSQAQASARRSATALVKRQSAKRVTAAASVDESEFTNF